In Terriglobia bacterium, one genomic interval encodes:
- a CDS encoding P63C domain-containing protein, with protein MEKLSPEQRSQLAKSAADKRWARKRTIDPVVNHGDVPKAKLWGELQIGEKLLPCYHLANDVRVFSLKGVVVSLIETEGGQLAEYIKVKSLRDFLPNDLVPAENDQIPALIQFDTGGEGFTKYAWGLPVEKFIDLCEAYSRAAETAGNLTERQVRIAINANAFLRACAKVGIIALVDEATGYQAQRPLDELQLKLKLFLAEEMRKWEKTFPDDLWVQFGRLTNWKGTLHQRPKYWGKLVMELIYEYLDPDVAQWLRDNAPKPIHGQNYFLWMNEQYGLKKLIEHIWKVIGIASTCSDMEELRKRMQELYGKRPGFQFELKLAAPKAPAPTSTAQ; from the coding sequence ATGGAAAAGCTATCGCCTGAACAACGCAGCCAATTGGCTAAGTCAGCCGCAGACAAACGATGGGCAAGAAAGAGAACCATAGACCCCGTCGTTAATCATGGCGACGTCCCGAAAGCGAAGCTGTGGGGCGAACTCCAAATCGGAGAGAAGCTCTTGCCTTGCTATCACCTCGCCAACGACGTGCGAGTGTTTAGCTTGAAGGGTGTCGTGGTTTCACTGATCGAGACCGAGGGTGGTCAGCTTGCAGAATACATTAAAGTGAAATCGCTAAGAGACTTTCTTCCCAACGACTTAGTGCCTGCAGAAAATGACCAAATTCCGGCCTTGATTCAATTCGATACCGGCGGAGAAGGTTTCACCAAATACGCTTGGGGCTTGCCAGTAGAGAAGTTCATTGATCTGTGCGAAGCCTATTCCAGGGCCGCAGAAACCGCTGGTAACCTCACTGAGAGGCAGGTACGGATTGCCATTAACGCAAATGCCTTTCTTCGAGCGTGTGCCAAAGTCGGTATTATCGCGCTGGTTGATGAGGCAACAGGGTATCAGGCACAGCGGCCCCTTGATGAACTGCAGCTAAAACTCAAACTCTTTCTTGCGGAGGAAATGCGTAAGTGGGAAAAGACGTTTCCCGATGATTTGTGGGTACAGTTCGGGAGGTTAACAAATTGGAAAGGAACGTTGCATCAGAGGCCGAAATACTGGGGCAAATTGGTGATGGAATTGATATACGAGTACCTTGACCCAGATGTAGCGCAATGGCTGAGGGATAATGCGCCGAAGCCAATACATGGTCAGAACTACTTCCTGTGGATGAACGAGCAGTATGGCCTCAAGAAGTTAATTGAGCACATCTGGAAGGTGATCGGGATTGCAAGCACGTGCTCGGACATGGAAGAACTGCGAAAAAGAATGCAGGAATTGTACGGAAAACGCCCTGGGTTTCAGTTTGAACTGAAACTTGCGGCCCCGAAAGCGCCAGCGCCTACTTCGACCGCTCAGTAG